The following coding sequences lie in one Streptomyces sp. NBC_00510 genomic window:
- a CDS encoding XapX domain-containing protein, producing MRSLLSRCLLSFSVGALAGVLYWLMGVMSPAPPWISLAGLLGILAGEAATRHLLTRRRKRPADPAEGPPPASP from the coding sequence GTGAGGTCTCTGCTCTCCCGGTGCCTCCTCTCGTTCTCCGTGGGGGCCCTGGCGGGTGTCCTGTACTGGCTCATGGGCGTCATGTCGCCCGCCCCGCCGTGGATCTCGCTCGCCGGGCTGCTCGGCATCCTCGCCGGCGAGGCGGCGACGCGGCACCTGCTGACGCGCCGCCGGAAACGGCCCGCCGACCCGGCGGAGGGGCCGCCCCCGGCTAGTCCGTGA
- a CDS encoding M4 family metallopeptidase: MSHLRTLPRHARATAVALTAAAALLGAALPSGPALATGQGRGSTTIVASPHTGAFPARLSPSARASLIREAGSAAPATAKALRLGQQERLVVKDVVKDADGTVHTRYERTYAGLPVLGGDLVVHRDGNRLTQDRATDATLSVPGTRPEVAAATAGKKALAAAPRTGEPRAAGEPRLVVWAATGRPALAWETVVTATQADGTPSELHVVTDARTGKELSRSEGVKTGTGTGAFVGTVPLGTTEAGGAYELRDGTRGGHYTTDLNNTTTSGTGTLFTDADDVWGDGTVANRQSAGVDAHFGAGATWDYYQDTFGRHGIYNDGDGRYSRTHYGSNYVNAYWSDTCRCMTYGDGSGNTHPLTAIDVAGHEMSHGVTSATADLDYSGESGGLNEATSDIFGTMVEFHADLAADTPDYLIGEEIDINGDGTPLRYMDKPSKDGDSHDYWSSSLGGVDVHYSSGPANHFFYLLAEGSGPKTVGGVDYDSPTYDGVPVPGIGAANAAAIWYRALTTYMTSTTDYAGARTATLQAAADLFGAYSPTYITVANTWAAINVGRRIVDGIDLIPPGDQISGVGQTVSLQIEATTSNAGATLEYQATGLPDGVGIDRDTGLISGTPDSTGTHEVTVTVTDSAGDTASTGFTWTVAHVYGNSTRVDIPDAGAAVESPITVTGRGGLASAVTQVHVKIVHTWRGDLVVDLVGPSGSKYPLLNQTGGSADNVDQTFTVDVSAETIDGTWKLRVRDAVALDTGYIENWTITP, encoded by the coding sequence TTGTCCCACTTACGCACCCTGCCCCGTCACGCCAGGGCGACCGCCGTCGCCCTGACCGCCGCCGCCGCACTGCTCGGCGCGGCCCTTCCCTCAGGCCCGGCGCTCGCCACCGGCCAGGGACGGGGCAGCACGACGATCGTCGCATCCCCCCACACCGGCGCGTTCCCCGCGCGCCTGTCCCCGTCCGCCCGCGCCTCGCTGATCCGCGAGGCCGGCTCCGCGGCGCCCGCGACCGCCAAGGCGCTGCGCCTCGGGCAGCAGGAAAGACTCGTCGTCAAGGACGTCGTCAAGGACGCCGACGGCACCGTGCACACACGGTACGAACGCACCTACGCCGGACTCCCCGTGCTCGGCGGCGACCTCGTCGTCCACCGCGACGGCAACCGGCTGACCCAGGACCGCGCCACCGACGCGACGCTGTCCGTGCCCGGCACACGGCCCGAGGTCGCTGCGGCCACCGCCGGGAAGAAGGCCCTCGCCGCCGCGCCCCGGACCGGAGAGCCCCGCGCGGCCGGGGAACCGCGGCTCGTCGTCTGGGCCGCGACCGGCAGGCCGGCACTGGCCTGGGAGACCGTCGTCACCGCCACCCAGGCCGACGGCACCCCCAGCGAACTGCACGTCGTCACCGACGCCCGCACGGGCAAGGAGCTCTCCCGCTCCGAAGGCGTCAAGACCGGCACCGGCACCGGCGCCTTCGTTGGCACCGTCCCCCTCGGCACCACCGAGGCCGGCGGTGCCTACGAGCTCCGCGACGGCACCCGAGGCGGCCACTACACCACCGACCTGAACAACACGACGACCTCCGGCACCGGCACCCTCTTCACCGACGCCGACGACGTCTGGGGCGACGGCACCGTCGCCAACCGCCAGTCCGCGGGCGTGGACGCGCACTTCGGCGCCGGCGCCACCTGGGACTACTACCAGGACACCTTCGGCCGGCACGGCATCTACAACGACGGTGACGGGCGCTACAGCCGCACCCACTACGGCAGCAACTACGTCAACGCCTACTGGAGCGACACCTGCCGCTGCATGACCTACGGCGACGGCTCGGGGAACACCCACCCCCTCACCGCCATCGACGTGGCCGGGCACGAGATGAGCCACGGCGTCACCAGCGCCACCGCCGACCTCGACTACAGCGGTGAGTCCGGCGGTCTGAACGAGGCCACCTCCGACATCTTCGGCACCATGGTCGAGTTCCACGCGGACCTCGCCGCCGACACCCCCGACTACCTCATCGGCGAAGAGATCGACATCAACGGCGACGGCACCCCGCTGCGCTACATGGACAAGCCCTCCAAGGACGGCGACTCGCACGACTACTGGTCGTCCTCGCTCGGCGGCGTCGACGTCCACTACTCGTCGGGCCCGGCCAACCACTTCTTCTACCTGCTCGCCGAGGGCAGCGGCCCGAAGACCGTGGGCGGCGTGGACTACGACAGCCCGACCTACGACGGCGTCCCGGTCCCCGGCATCGGCGCCGCCAACGCCGCCGCGATCTGGTACCGGGCACTGACCACGTACATGACCTCCACCACCGACTACGCCGGAGCCCGCACCGCCACCCTCCAGGCCGCGGCCGACCTCTTCGGCGCCTACAGCCCGACGTACATCACCGTCGCCAACACCTGGGCGGCCATCAACGTCGGCCGCCGCATCGTCGACGGCATCGACCTGATCCCGCCCGGCGACCAGATCAGCGGCGTCGGCCAGACGGTCTCCCTGCAGATCGAGGCGACCACCAGCAACGCCGGCGCCACCCTGGAGTACCAGGCCACCGGGCTGCCCGACGGGGTGGGCATCGACCGGGACACCGGTCTGATCTCCGGCACCCCGGACTCCACGGGCACCCACGAGGTCACGGTCACCGTCACCGACAGCGCCGGCGACACCGCCTCCACCGGGTTCACCTGGACGGTCGCCCACGTCTACGGCAACAGCACCCGCGTCGACATCCCCGACGCCGGGGCCGCCGTCGAGTCGCCGATCACCGTGACGGGCCGCGGCGGCCTCGCCTCCGCCGTCACCCAGGTCCACGTGAAGATCGTCCACACCTGGCGCGGCGACCTCGTCGTCGACCTGGTCGGGCCCAGCGGCAGCAAGTACCCGCTGCTCAACCAGACCGGCGGGTCCGCCGACAACGTCGACCAGACCTTCACGGTCGACGTCTCCGCCGAGACGATCGACGGCACCTGGAAGCTCCGCGTCCGCGACGCCGTCGCGCTCGACACCGGCTACATCGAGAACTGGACCATCACCCCGTAG
- a CDS encoding NAD(P)H-dependent oxidoreductase — MSVRILALVGSLRAGSHNRQLAEAAVKHAPEGVEITLYEGLAEVPFYNEDIDVEGAVPEAAARLRATAGAVDAFLLFSPEYNGTIPAVLKNAIDWLSRPHGAGALSGKPVAVVGTAYGQYGGVWAQDEARKAAGIAGASVLTDAKLSIPGSVTRFAQTHPADDSEVVEGLTQVIEQLSQAGAGVAA; from the coding sequence ATGTCCGTCCGCATCCTCGCCCTCGTCGGCAGCCTTCGCGCCGGTTCGCACAACCGCCAGCTCGCCGAGGCCGCCGTGAAGCACGCTCCCGAGGGCGTCGAGATCACGCTCTACGAGGGTCTGGCGGAGGTCCCCTTCTACAACGAGGACATCGACGTCGAGGGTGCGGTGCCCGAGGCCGCCGCCCGCCTGCGCGCCACCGCCGGCGCCGTCGACGCGTTCCTGCTGTTCTCGCCCGAGTACAACGGCACCATCCCGGCCGTCCTCAAGAACGCCATCGACTGGCTGTCCCGCCCCCACGGTGCCGGCGCCCTGTCCGGCAAGCCGGTCGCCGTGGTCGGCACCGCCTACGGCCAGTACGGCGGCGTGTGGGCCCAGGACGAGGCCCGCAAGGCCGCCGGCATCGCCGGTGCCTCCGTGCTCACGGACGCCAAGCTCTCCATCCCCGGCTCCGTGACCCGCTTCGCGCAGACGCACCCGGCGGACGACTCCGAGGTCGTCGAGGGTCTGACCCAGGTCATCGAGCAGCTCTCCCAGGCCGGTGCCGGCGTCGCCGCCTGA
- a CDS encoding aminoglycoside phosphotransferase family protein, with protein sequence MITTPPDGRAGIDAPLVKRLLAAQFPQWGHLPVTPVEADGWDNRTYRLGHAMTVRLPTAEGYVPAVAKENEWLPRLAPSLPVAVPSVLGMGAPGQGYPFPWSVRGWLPGETAAPERIADLTRFAVDLGEFLLALQGCDPTGGPSAGRHSWYRGASPAHYDEETRRCLALLDGHVDTARARAVWDAALAAEWHGRPVWFHGDIASGNLLVRGGELAAVIDFGTSGVGDPACDLVIAWTMFSGAGREAFRRTVRQDPATWARARGWALWKSLLVLADTLTTDPARAEVNRRVITEVLDDHDHFARAAAGATG encoded by the coding sequence ATGATCACGACCCCGCCCGACGGCCGCGCCGGAATCGACGCGCCACTGGTCAAGCGCCTCCTCGCGGCGCAGTTCCCGCAGTGGGGCCACCTGCCCGTCACCCCGGTGGAGGCCGACGGCTGGGACAACCGCACCTACCGCCTCGGGCACGCCATGACGGTCCGTCTGCCCACCGCCGAAGGCTACGTCCCCGCGGTGGCCAAGGAGAACGAGTGGCTGCCCCGGCTCGCGCCCTCGCTCCCCGTCGCCGTCCCGTCCGTCCTCGGCATGGGCGCCCCGGGCCAGGGCTACCCCTTCCCCTGGTCCGTACGCGGCTGGCTGCCCGGCGAGACCGCGGCCCCCGAACGCATCGCCGACCTCACCCGGTTCGCCGTGGACCTCGGCGAGTTCCTCCTCGCCCTCCAGGGCTGCGACCCCACCGGAGGCCCGTCCGCCGGCCGCCACAGCTGGTACCGGGGCGCGTCGCCCGCCCACTACGACGAGGAAACCCGCCGCTGCCTGGCCCTCCTCGACGGCCACGTCGACACCGCCCGCGCCCGCGCCGTCTGGGACGCCGCCCTCGCCGCCGAGTGGCACGGCCGACCCGTCTGGTTCCACGGCGACATCGCCTCCGGCAACCTCCTCGTCCGCGGTGGCGAACTCGCCGCCGTCATCGACTTCGGCACGTCCGGTGTCGGCGACCCCGCCTGCGACCTGGTCATCGCCTGGACCATGTTCTCCGGCGCCGGCCGCGAGGCGTTCCGCCGCACGGTCCGCCAGGACCCCGCCACCTGGGCCCGCGCCCGCGGCTGGGCCCTGTGGAAGTCACTGCTCGTGCTCGCCGACACCCTCACCACCGACCCGGCCCGCGCCGAGGTCAACCGGCGCGTCATCACCGAAGTGCTCGACG
- a CDS encoding XapX domain-containing protein → MGYAASFGAGLVVGIMYGLLRVPSPAPPFICLVGLAGILIGSSVPGWLA, encoded by the coding sequence GTGGGCTACGCCGCGTCCTTCGGAGCGGGCCTGGTCGTCGGCATCATGTACGGCCTCCTCAGGGTCCCGTCGCCCGCGCCGCCGTTCATCTGCCTCGTCGGCCTGGCCGGCATCCTGATCGGCTCCTCCGTGCCGGGGTGGCTCGCGTGA
- a CDS encoding helix-turn-helix domain-containing protein translates to MTVTHQPEPVAGILRDMAGDADVRGQLVHAARTHSPDVARLGEAETRRHVTAIVAAAGPWLGTFGRVDGQDFAAALLLGTDRAEQGVPITSVLHGVQAALTRTVEITVDRSRSAGVPDGMLLSAVLRLKEYGDAVERHVINGYRTAEQELPPASDGLRARVLRRLLTGGTPPPAGDLARAGLRPGGTFHCLVADGLDVAGAHRLTDRITVLRGIAGRVEGRPAGLLPRMPAHGELGPEAAGGLVVLSPAVPPDELPPVHQLCVRALTAGGRRGRRGVRELTDFAGEIATAEQPLLGSFLAGRLLGALDPSDAFHRQLALTALAFLDHGRRLDQTAAALFTHPNTVRYRLGRLRQITGEPPADATSGPLDALHWWWALTTWLGPDREAPFTD, encoded by the coding sequence TTGACGGTCACCCACCAGCCCGAGCCCGTCGCCGGGATCCTGCGGGACATGGCCGGCGACGCGGACGTACGGGGCCAGCTCGTGCACGCCGCGCGCACCCACTCCCCCGACGTCGCCCGGCTCGGCGAGGCGGAGACCCGGCGGCACGTCACCGCCATCGTCGCCGCGGCCGGACCGTGGCTCGGCACCTTCGGGCGCGTGGACGGCCAGGACTTCGCCGCCGCCCTGCTGCTCGGCACCGACCGGGCCGAACAGGGCGTCCCCATCACCTCGGTGCTCCACGGCGTCCAGGCGGCCCTCACCCGCACGGTGGAGATCACCGTCGACCGCAGCAGGTCGGCCGGAGTGCCCGACGGCATGCTGCTCTCGGCGGTCCTGCGGCTCAAGGAGTACGGCGACGCCGTCGAACGCCACGTGATCAACGGATACCGCACGGCCGAGCAGGAACTGCCCCCCGCCTCCGACGGCCTGCGGGCGCGGGTGCTGCGCCGGCTCCTGACGGGCGGCACCCCGCCACCGGCAGGAGACCTGGCACGGGCCGGGCTCCGGCCCGGCGGCACCTTCCACTGCCTCGTCGCGGACGGCCTCGACGTCGCCGGCGCCCACCGCCTCACGGACCGGATCACCGTGCTGCGCGGGATCGCCGGACGGGTCGAGGGCCGGCCGGCGGGCCTGCTCCCGCGGATGCCCGCGCATGGGGAACTCGGGCCGGAGGCGGCCGGCGGGCTCGTCGTCCTCTCCCCCGCCGTTCCGCCGGACGAACTGCCGCCCGTCCACCAGTTGTGCGTCCGCGCGCTGACCGCCGGCGGCCGGCGCGGACGGCGCGGGGTGCGGGAGCTGACGGACTTCGCCGGTGAGATCGCCACCGCGGAGCAACCGCTGCTGGGCTCGTTCCTGGCCGGCAGGCTCCTGGGCGCCCTGGATCCGTCGGACGCCTTCCACCGTCAACTGGCCCTCACCGCGCTGGCGTTCCTGGACCACGGGCGGCGTCTGGACCAAACGGCGGCAGCACTGTTCACCCACCCCAACACCGTGCGCTACCGGCTCGGCCGGCTCCGGCAGATCACCGGCGAGCCGCCGGCGGACGCCACGTCCGGGCCGCTGGACGCCCTCCACTGGTGGTGGGCCCTGACGACATGGCTGGGGCCGGACCGGGAAGCCCCCTTCACGGACTAG
- a CDS encoding S8 family serine peptidase, with amino-acid sequence MAQPAALSAAQAASPGSAGSDAPAERGNVPAGVHTVTLITGDIVITRQSGTAGGTVEVRGAGGSRTRAHIMESRGDLYVYPESALPYVAAGTLDRRLFNISKLVADGYDDAHLDHLPLIVSYGTAAGLRSTTPRGATRVRDLSSVQGAALTEDRDRSADFWQAVTSAPGAGSRAAKATSGNAPSFGSGIARIWLDGKVEADLADTTAQIGAPQAWSAGDTGKGVDVAVLDTGVDTGHPDLSGRIAATRTFVPDEDVTDRNGHGTHVASTIAGTGAASDGKEKGVAPGADLHVGKVLADSGSGQDSWVLAGMEWAAVDQDADVVSMSLGSDTPSDGTDPLSAAVDRLSAQTGALFVIAAGNMGTPGSIGGPGAADAALTVGAVDSSDDVAWFSSQGPRVGDGGLKPEITAPGVDVLAARSQYAPEGEGSYQTLSGTSMATPHVAGAAALLAAARPGLTGSQLKDLLVSSSKQTPQYDAFQAGSGRVDVPSALGAEVFASATAFTGQAETGGDAAAVERPVTYTNTGGSPVTLALSVQAPNAPAGLFALSASRVVVPAHGTAEVTVTIDGSKAIGNGRWSGQVVAADTAGRTVTHTAVSLGDAAHRLTMVLKDGEGKPMSGVVEVLRSGDFDPAFYLVDQTGRLETWLPDDVYSVLSFKDVRGVHGPHSMGMALLGDPEVVMDRDRTVTLDATKLERVDMTTPQPTEVTYQRLEYNRAMGGGSWRDYMETQTSYDSLWAQPTTHKVTHGDFHLGARWRKEQPALSVTAGSDAFTDVLRQEDVTALAQGHYAFPLVAAGDGASADYAGLDARGKAVVVRRGGTVGDAEQAAAAVAAGARLLLVVNDQPGRQLRSYTDDPFTPARIDVALLSTDEGERLLRRASARGAVLKVGSQPVSPYVYDLMWTWHNEIPGRLVVKGGTKNLARVDVTFDSPDPAQGGGEFRFDWPVYSNWGIGLTMREPVNSRRVDWVSTGPGYSWGQEAYVDGLLYEVEPRTTYRAGSRHSQEWFKPVERPYLNNNYKLPTRSGSWLAFDIPAWGGSDHVGMSMDYQRTRQTLTLYQGGTRLGQSTTNTSMGGTAPGEGRLPYRLVLDASRDASVSPYSSTTHTEWEFTSKAPAGDDAAVLPLPQIDYGIATDADGRAARNDALSVTAAHLPGAVGAGTLSAVSLEVSYDDGRTWRKTACGHDGRFKLSAPKQARFVSLRARAHDSAGNAVTQTVIRAFGLR; translated from the coding sequence ATGGCGCAACCCGCCGCCCTGTCCGCCGCCCAGGCCGCCTCACCCGGGAGCGCCGGCTCCGACGCCCCGGCGGAGCGGGGCAACGTGCCCGCGGGCGTCCACACGGTCACCCTGATCACGGGTGACATCGTTATCACCCGGCAGTCCGGTACGGCCGGGGGCACCGTCGAGGTGCGCGGTGCGGGCGGGTCCCGGACCCGCGCGCACATCATGGAGTCCCGCGGGGACCTCTACGTCTATCCGGAATCCGCCCTCCCCTACGTGGCGGCGGGCACCCTGGACCGGCGCCTGTTCAACATCAGCAAGCTCGTCGCGGACGGCTACGACGACGCGCACCTCGACCACCTGCCGCTGATCGTCTCCTACGGCACCGCCGCCGGCCTGCGCTCCACGACGCCGCGGGGTGCCACCCGGGTCAGGGACCTCAGCAGCGTCCAGGGTGCCGCCCTCACCGAGGACAGGGACCGGTCCGCCGACTTCTGGCAGGCCGTCACCTCCGCGCCCGGGGCCGGGTCGCGGGCCGCCAAGGCCACCTCCGGCAACGCCCCTTCCTTCGGCTCCGGCATCGCCCGCATCTGGCTCGACGGCAAGGTCGAGGCCGATCTCGCCGACACCACCGCCCAGATCGGCGCCCCGCAGGCATGGTCGGCCGGCGACACCGGCAAGGGTGTCGACGTCGCCGTCCTCGACACCGGTGTCGACACCGGGCACCCCGACCTGTCCGGCCGGATCGCCGCCACCCGGACCTTCGTCCCGGACGAGGACGTGACGGACCGCAACGGGCACGGCACCCATGTCGCGTCCACCATCGCGGGCACCGGGGCCGCCTCGGACGGCAAGGAGAAGGGCGTCGCACCCGGCGCGGACCTCCACGTGGGCAAGGTGCTGGCCGACTCGGGCTCCGGTCAGGACTCCTGGGTGCTGGCCGGTATGGAATGGGCCGCGGTGGACCAGGACGCGGACGTCGTGAGCATGAGCCTGGGCTCCGACACCCCGTCCGACGGCACGGACCCCCTCAGCGCGGCGGTCGACCGCCTGAGCGCGCAGACCGGCGCGCTGTTCGTCATCGCCGCGGGCAACATGGGCACGCCCGGCAGCATCGGCGGGCCGGGCGCGGCGGACGCCGCCCTGACCGTGGGAGCCGTCGACTCCTCCGACGACGTCGCCTGGTTCTCCAGCCAGGGTCCGCGCGTCGGCGACGGCGGTCTCAAGCCGGAGATCACCGCACCCGGCGTCGACGTCCTGGCGGCCCGCTCGCAGTACGCGCCGGAGGGCGAGGGCAGCTACCAGACGCTCAGCGGCACCTCGATGGCCACCCCGCACGTCGCGGGCGCGGCGGCCCTGCTCGCGGCCGCGCGCCCGGGGCTCACCGGCTCCCAGCTGAAGGACCTGCTGGTGAGCAGCTCGAAGCAGACCCCGCAGTACGACGCGTTCCAGGCGGGCAGCGGCCGGGTGGACGTGCCCTCGGCGCTCGGCGCCGAGGTGTTCGCCTCGGCGACCGCGTTCACCGGCCAGGCGGAGACCGGCGGCGATGCCGCCGCGGTCGAGCGCCCGGTCACGTACACCAACACCGGGGGTTCCCCGGTGACGCTCGCCCTGTCCGTCCAGGCCCCGAACGCCCCCGCGGGGCTGTTCGCGCTGTCCGCGTCCCGGGTCGTCGTGCCGGCGCACGGCACCGCCGAGGTCACCGTCACCATCGACGGCTCGAAGGCGATCGGGAACGGCCGCTGGTCCGGTCAGGTCGTCGCGGCCGACACGGCGGGGAGGACGGTCACCCACACGGCGGTGTCGCTGGGCGACGCCGCCCACAGGCTGACGATGGTCCTCAAGGACGGCGAGGGCAAGCCCATGTCCGGGGTCGTCGAGGTGCTGCGCTCCGGCGACTTCGACCCGGCGTTCTACCTCGTCGACCAGACCGGGCGGCTGGAGACCTGGCTCCCGGACGACGTGTACTCCGTGCTGTCCTTCAAGGACGTGCGCGGCGTGCACGGTCCCCACTCGATGGGCATGGCACTGCTCGGCGACCCCGAGGTCGTCATGGACCGCGACCGCACGGTGACGCTGGACGCCACGAAGCTCGAGCGGGTCGACATGACGACACCACAGCCGACCGAGGTGACCTACCAGCGCCTGGAGTACAACCGCGCGATGGGCGGCGGCAGCTGGCGCGACTACATGGAGACCCAGACCAGCTACGACAGCCTCTGGGCCCAGCCCACCACGCACAAGGTCACCCACGGCGACTTCCACCTCGGCGCCCGCTGGCGCAAGGAGCAGCCGGCGCTGTCCGTCACCGCCGGGAGCGACGCGTTCACCGACGTCCTGCGGCAGGAGGACGTCACCGCGCTCGCCCAGGGCCACTACGCGTTCCCCCTGGTGGCCGCGGGTGACGGCGCGAGCGCGGACTACGCCGGGCTGGACGCGCGCGGCAAGGCGGTGGTCGTGCGCCGGGGCGGCACCGTGGGCGACGCCGAACAGGCCGCCGCGGCGGTCGCGGCGGGCGCCAGGCTCCTGCTCGTCGTGAACGACCAGCCTGGACGCCAGCTGAGGAGCTACACCGACGACCCCTTCACGCCCGCCCGGATCGACGTCGCGCTGCTGAGCACCGACGAGGGCGAACGGCTCCTGCGCCGCGCGTCGGCACGGGGCGCCGTGCTGAAGGTGGGCTCGCAGCCGGTCAGCCCGTACGTCTACGACCTCATGTGGACGTGGCACAACGAGATCCCCGGCCGCCTCGTCGTCAAGGGCGGCACGAAGAACCTGGCCCGGGTCGACGTCACCTTCGACAGCCCCGACCCGGCCCAGGGCGGCGGCGAGTTCCGCTTTGACTGGCCCGTGTACTCCAACTGGGGCATCGGCCTGACGATGCGCGAGCCGGTGAACTCGCGGCGGGTCGACTGGGTCTCCACCGGACCGGGCTACTCCTGGGGCCAGGAGGCGTACGTCGACGGTCTGCTGTACGAGGTCGAACCGCGCACCACGTACCGGGCGGGCAGCCGGCACAGCCAGGAGTGGTTCAAGCCCGTCGAGCGGCCGTACCTCAACAACAACTACAAGCTGCCCACCCGCAGCGGCAGTTGGCTGGCCTTCGACATCCCCGCGTGGGGTGGCTCGGACCACGTCGGCATGTCTATGGACTACCAGCGCACACGGCAGACGCTCACCCTCTACCAGGGCGGCACGCGCCTGGGCCAGAGCACGACCAACACCAGCATGGGGGGCACCGCCCCCGGCGAGGGCCGGCTGCCCTACCGCCTGGTGCTGGACGCGAGCCGTGACGCCTCGGTGAGCCCCTACTCCTCCACCACGCACACCGAATGGGAGTTCACGTCCAAGGCCCCGGCGGGTGACGACGCGGCGGTGCTGCCGCTGCCGCAGATCGACTACGGCATCGCCACGGACGCGGACGGCAGGGCCGCCCGGAACGACGCGCTGTCCGTCACGGCCGCCCACCTCCCGGGCGCCGTCGGCGCGGGCACCCTCTCGGCCGTCTCCCTCGAGGTGTCCTACGACGACGGACGCACCTGGCGGAAGACCGCCTGCGGGCACGACGGCCGCTTCAAGCTGTCGGCCCCGAAGCAGGCCCGGTTCGTCTCGCTCCGTGCGCGTGCGCACGACTCCGCGGGCAACGCGGTCACCCAGACCGTGATCCGGGCCTTCGGCCTCCGCTGA
- a CDS encoding FAD-binding dehydrogenase, with protein METVTDPAMPSRRRVLTAAGGVLAGATALAQAVPAHAAASQDADVIVIGHGLAGLVATAELADKGRKVLLLDQEPETNLGGQAFWSFGGLFLVDSAEQRLMGIKDSRDLAWQDWQGAAGFDRDVTDPHGQDYWAYKWAEAYVDFAAGEKRSWLYQQGVRWFPIVGWAERGGGLADGHGNSVPRFHVTWGTGPAVVEPFEKRVRAAVARGLVSFRFRHRVDELVRTGGVVTGVRGAVLEPSNAPRGTRSSRTVVGDFEVRAPVVIVTSGGIGANHDLVRQNWPARLGTPPKNLISGVPEHVDGRMLAITERAGGRIVNPDRMWHYTEGLQNYAPIWAKHGIRILPGPSSLWLDATGRRFSAPDLPGYDTLGTLRTITGTGYDYSWFVTTQKILAKEFALSGSEQNPDLTNKDIPLTLSRLWQTPEPIERFKKNGVDFVVSSSLPGLVAGMNRLTGEDLIDLADLKRQIDARDREIDNPYTKDAQVMGIRNALAYPGDFLSRTATAHKIMDPVAGPLIAVRLNILTRKTLGGLQTDLSGRVLDAAGEPVPGLYAAGEVAGFGGGGVHGYRSLEGTFLGGCLFSGRQAGRAAAAATAT; from the coding sequence ATGGAGACAGTGACAGACCCCGCCATGCCCAGCCGGCGCCGCGTCCTGACGGCGGCGGGAGGTGTGCTCGCCGGGGCGACCGCCCTGGCGCAGGCGGTCCCGGCCCACGCCGCCGCCTCCCAGGACGCGGACGTGATCGTCATCGGTCACGGCCTGGCGGGCCTGGTCGCGACCGCGGAACTGGCCGACAAGGGACGCAAGGTGCTCCTGCTCGACCAGGAACCGGAGACCAATCTGGGCGGCCAGGCGTTCTGGTCCTTCGGCGGACTGTTCCTCGTCGACTCCGCCGAGCAGCGGCTGATGGGCATCAAGGACTCCCGCGACCTCGCGTGGCAGGACTGGCAGGGCGCGGCCGGCTTCGACCGTGACGTCACCGACCCCCACGGCCAGGACTACTGGGCCTACAAGTGGGCGGAGGCCTACGTGGACTTCGCCGCGGGGGAGAAGCGGTCCTGGCTCTACCAGCAGGGCGTGCGCTGGTTCCCGATCGTCGGCTGGGCCGAGCGCGGCGGCGGCCTCGCGGACGGCCACGGCAACTCGGTGCCCCGCTTCCACGTCACCTGGGGGACCGGCCCGGCCGTCGTCGAGCCCTTCGAGAAGCGCGTACGCGCCGCGGTCGCCAGGGGGCTGGTGAGCTTCAGGTTCCGGCACCGCGTCGACGAGCTCGTACGCACCGGCGGCGTCGTCACCGGGGTCCGTGGAGCCGTGCTGGAGCCGAGCAACGCCCCACGGGGTACCCGCAGTTCGCGCACCGTCGTCGGCGACTTCGAGGTGCGGGCGCCGGTCGTGATCGTGACCTCGGGCGGCATAGGCGCCAACCACGACCTGGTACGCCAGAACTGGCCGGCCCGGCTCGGCACCCCGCCGAAGAACCTGATCTCCGGAGTGCCCGAGCACGTGGACGGCCGGATGCTCGCCATCACCGAGCGGGCCGGCGGGCGGATCGTCAACCCGGACCGCATGTGGCACTACACCGAAGGTCTGCAGAACTACGCCCCTATCTGGGCCAAGCACGGCATCCGCATCCTCCCCGGCCCCTCCTCGCTGTGGCTGGACGCCACCGGCAGGCGCTTCTCCGCCCCGGACCTCCCCGGGTACGACACCCTCGGCACGCTCAGGACGATCACGGGCACCGGGTACGACTACTCCTGGTTCGTGACCACCCAGAAGATCCTGGCGAAGGAGTTCGCCCTCTCCGGATCGGAGCAGAACCCGGACCTCACCAACAAGGACATCCCCCTCACCCTCTCCCGCCTGTGGCAGACGCCGGAGCCCATCGAGCGGTTCAAGAAGAACGGCGTCGACTTCGTGGTCTCCTCCTCGCTGCCCGGTCTCGTCGCCGGGATGAACAGGCTGACCGGGGAGGACCTCATCGACCTGGCCGACCTCAAGCGGCAGATCGACGCCCGGGACCGCGAGATCGACAACCCGTACACCAAGGACGCCCAGGTGATGGGGATCCGCAACGCCCTGGCCTACCCGGGCGACTTCCTCAGCCGCACGGCCACGGCCCACAAGATCATGGACCCGGTCGCGGGACCGCTGATCGCGGTACGGCTGAACATCCTCACCCGCAAGACGCTCGGGGGTCTGCAGACCGACCTGTCCGGCCGGGTCCTGGACGCGGCCGGGGAGCCGGTGCCGGGTCTGTACGCCGCCGGTGAGGTCGCCGGTTTCGGCGGCGGCGGCGTCCACGGTTACCGCTCCCTGGAGGGCACGTTCCTCGGCGGCTGCCTCTTCTCCGGCCGTCAGGCCGGGCGTGCTGCGGCGGCTGCCACGGCGACCTGA